A window of the Bacteroides thetaiotaomicron VPI-5482 genome harbors these coding sequences:
- a CDS encoding RnfABCDGE type electron transport complex subunit G, translating to MKKLQSSLKNMLLVLTGVTAVSVALLAYVNELTKGPIAEANAKTLNEALKKVLPEYTNNPVAESDTVFSEKDGKKIVDFIIYPAKNGEKWVGSAVEAKSMGFGGELKVLVGFDAEGKIYNYSLLAHAETPGLGSKADKWFGAYDPAKNEKPVSHEESAKSILGMNPGETPLAVTKDMNGQVDAITASTITSRAFLNAVNAAYQAYKGGEVDTNSGASQKNEPAVAPEGEAAANDTNN from the coding sequence ATGAAAAAGTTACAATCATCTTTAAAGAATATGTTGCTGGTACTTACGGGCGTTACAGCTGTTTCCGTAGCGTTGCTGGCTTATGTGAACGAACTGACGAAAGGCCCTATTGCCGAAGCGAATGCAAAGACGCTGAACGAGGCCTTGAAAAAGGTGCTTCCTGAATATACCAATAATCCGGTAGCCGAAAGCGATACTGTTTTCAGCGAGAAAGACGGAAAGAAAATCGTGGATTTCATTATCTATCCGGCCAAGAATGGCGAAAAGTGGGTAGGTTCTGCCGTTGAAGCCAAGTCAATGGGATTTGGCGGTGAACTGAAAGTGCTGGTGGGCTTTGATGCTGAAGGCAAGATTTATAACTACTCTTTATTGGCGCACGCTGAAACTCCGGGATTGGGTTCGAAAGCGGACAAATGGTTTGGAGCTTATGATCCTGCAAAGAACGAAAAACCGGTATCTCACGAAGAAAGTGCAAAGTCTATTTTGGGCATGAATCCGGGAGAGACTCCATTGGCTGTGACCAAAGACATGAATGGACAGGTAGATGCTATCACGGCTTCTACTATCACTTCACGTGCTTTCCTGAATGCGGTGAATGCTGCTTATCAGGCATATAAAGGCGGTGAGGTGGATACGAATTCCGGAGCTTCCCAGAAAAATGAACCGGCTGTTGCACCGGAAGGTGAAGCAGCTGCTAATGACACTAATAACTAA
- the rsxE gene encoding electron transport complex subunit RsxE: MNNFKVMMNGIIKENPIFVLLLGMCPTLGTTSSAINGMGMGLATMFVLICSNVVISSIKNLIPDMVRIPSFIVVIASFVTLLQMIMQAYVPDLYATLGLFIPLIVVNCIVLGRAEAFAAKNNPLASMFDGIGMGFGFTIALTLLGAVREFLGTGKIFNLTILPEEYGMLIFVLAPGAFIALGYLIAIINSLKKA, translated from the coding sequence ATGAATAATTTTAAAGTAATGATGAACGGGATTATCAAAGAGAATCCTATTTTTGTGCTCCTGCTCGGTATGTGTCCTACACTGGGTACGACATCATCGGCAATCAACGGTATGGGTATGGGACTGGCCACTATGTTCGTCCTGATTTGCTCGAACGTGGTAATTTCATCTATCAAGAATCTGATTCCGGATATGGTACGCATCCCTTCATTTATCGTGGTGATCGCGTCATTCGTGACACTGTTGCAGATGATAATGCAAGCATACGTGCCCGATCTGTATGCTACCCTCGGTCTTTTCATTCCGCTGATCGTAGTAAACTGTATCGTATTGGGACGTGCGGAAGCTTTCGCAGCGAAGAACAATCCGCTGGCCTCTATGTTTGATGGTATCGGTATGGGATTTGGCTTTACCATTGCCCTGACTCTGTTGGGTGCCGTACGTGAATTCCTCGGAACAGGTAAGATATTTAATCTGACCATTCTGCCGGAAGAATACGGAATGCTGATCTTTGTTCTGGCTCCGGGTGCCTTTATCGCTTTAGGTTATCTGATTGCCATTATTAATAGTCTGAAGAAAGCCTAA
- the rsxA gene encoding electron transport complex subunit RsxA codes for MEYILIFISAIFVNNIVLSQFLGICPFLGVSKKVETAMGMSAAVAFVLTIATIVTFLIQKFVLDAFGLGYLQTITFILVIAGLVQMVEIILKKVSPSLYQALGVFLPLITTNCCILGVAILVIQKDFDLLTGVVYAFSTALGFGLALVLFAGLREQMTLVKIPKGMQGTPIALITAGLLAMAFMGFSGVV; via the coding sequence ATGGAATATATATTGATATTTATCTCGGCAATCTTTGTAAACAACATTGTGTTGTCGCAGTTCCTGGGAATCTGTCCGTTCCTGGGTGTTTCCAAGAAGGTGGAAACAGCGATGGGTATGAGTGCGGCAGTTGCTTTCGTGCTGACTATCGCTACCATCGTCACATTCCTGATTCAGAAGTTTGTGTTGGACGCTTTCGGATTGGGGTACTTACAGACAATCACTTTTATTCTGGTTATTGCCGGACTGGTGCAGATGGTAGAAATTATTCTGAAGAAAGTTTCTCCTTCTTTGTATCAGGCACTGGGTGTGTTCCTGCCGTTGATTACAACGAACTGCTGTATTCTCGGTGTGGCAATCCTGGTCATCCAGAAAGACTTTGATCTGCTGACAGGTGTTGTATACGCATTCTCTACTGCTCTTGGCTTTGGTCTGGCACTGGTATTGTTTGCCGGATTGCGTGAGCAGATGACCCTGGTGAAGATTCCGAAAGGAATGCAGGGGACTCCGATTGCTTTGATTACCGCAGGTTTGCTGGCAATGGCATTCATGGGCTTCTCTGGCGTCGTGTAA